In Bdellovibrionota bacterium, the following are encoded in one genomic region:
- a CDS encoding radical SAM protein — MNAVLKRVYLRENLAILSSAWKNHGFRALRPIFRAKWNQLFEPLKPSQLPVILHMETTSRCNLRCPSCIHAEKLGVGTDMDFDMFKTFIDQFEFVAKLILYGIGEPTMLKDLFRMVQYAKSKGIYCGFFTNGTLLTERMREEILSNGQDYLNISIDGPTKESFEVQRAGANFEKVIANVKALTALIRERKSLLQVTIYNCLTSANMHELPALVQLTADLGVSKLVVQDIMFWGSQGIEKAFESKTIDLERTRRNQFYEEARLAAKRLGVNLEAQISAGDGKRRCQLPWFFSYITADGLATPCNWHGWDGKFNFGSTRDRPFADIWDSQDYRAFRQEMKNSVPPAFCEKCPMYDRKMIRLA; from the coding sequence ATGAACGCCGTCCTTAAACGCGTTTATTTGCGCGAGAATCTAGCGATCCTTTCCAGCGCTTGGAAAAATCATGGTTTCCGGGCCCTTCGACCGATCTTTCGGGCGAAATGGAATCAACTCTTCGAGCCGCTCAAACCCTCCCAGCTTCCCGTAATCCTTCACATGGAGACGACCTCCCGGTGCAATCTCCGTTGCCCGAGCTGCATACATGCCGAAAAGCTGGGCGTTGGCACAGACATGGACTTCGACATGTTCAAGACTTTCATCGATCAGTTTGAGTTTGTCGCGAAACTGATTCTCTACGGAATCGGTGAGCCAACAATGCTCAAGGACCTTTTCCGAATGGTGCAATATGCGAAATCCAAGGGCATTTACTGCGGTTTTTTCACGAACGGCACGCTGCTTACCGAACGAATGCGCGAAGAGATCCTCTCGAACGGTCAAGATTATCTGAATATATCGATCGACGGGCCTACCAAAGAGTCATTCGAGGTTCAGCGGGCGGGAGCTAACTTCGAGAAAGTCATTGCCAACGTGAAAGCTCTGACAGCGTTGATTCGGGAACGTAAAAGTCTCCTGCAAGTGACTATTTATAATTGTCTGACGAGCGCCAACATGCACGAGCTGCCGGCCCTTGTGCAGCTCACGGCCGACCTCGGGGTTTCGAAGCTGGTCGTCCAGGACATCATGTTTTGGGGAAGCCAAGGCATTGAAAAGGCTTTCGAGTCGAAGACGATCGATTTGGAGCGGACGAGGCGGAATCAGTTCTACGAGGAGGCCCGCCTGGCGGCCAAGAGGCTTGGCGTGAACTTGGAAGCGCAGATTTCGGCCGGGGATGGGAAGCGGCGTTGCCAGCTCCCGTGGTTCTTCAGCTATATCACGGCGGACGGTCTAGCCACCCCGTGCAATTGGCACGGATGGGACGGTAAATTCAATTTTGGTTCGACCCGGGATCGACCGTTCGCCGATATTTGGGACAGTCAAGACTATAGGGCTTTTCGTCAGGAAATGAAAAATTCCGTTCCTCCGGCCTTTTGCGAGAAATGTCCGATGTACGATCGTAAAATGATTCGTCTGGCATGA
- a CDS encoding glycosyltransferase family 4 protein: MARIAIVDSCFNWPPDGGAQTDVRECAVRLARDNNVKIFAATMEDWLRVGSKRFRWPLDRTRFFWKGRIREPVGVEIELVPFGPLSFSAKGIGPRFKSAIEAWKPDHVWITQSWYLKPYLALALKDFKPVVRIYAHEMLCIKADGFLYRWGKACEKDYLRDGALTHLRCDVCTLGFYVSYPSPTWLHEFFAARAFLPSYRERVIESLHASRVVLVYNRSTADRVSPFAREVRIVPGGVDVRRFTPRHSTNGGFEGKKVILVPGRTEEKRKGFAVAVAAAECLRRSRSDFEIWTTDSHFKGAPGIRSIPWRSHSEMPDLYSQCDIVVIPSLWPEPFGMVTLEAMAAGLPVVASRIGGLADIFEDGIEGYHFAPGNADDLAEKLKLLLDDESKRVTMGISARRRVEERHDWDDIVKQYVSPLFPEP; the protein is encoded by the coding sequence GTGGCGCGGATCGCGATCGTGGACAGTTGTTTCAATTGGCCGCCCGATGGGGGGGCTCAGACGGATGTTCGAGAATGTGCCGTTCGCCTGGCGAGGGATAATAACGTCAAGATCTTCGCAGCTACCATGGAAGACTGGCTCCGAGTGGGTTCCAAAAGGTTTCGCTGGCCGCTCGATCGGACCCGTTTTTTCTGGAAGGGCAGGATTCGGGAACCGGTAGGGGTGGAAATCGAGCTGGTGCCGTTCGGGCCGCTTTCTTTCTCCGCGAAGGGGATCGGACCGCGATTTAAATCGGCGATCGAAGCCTGGAAACCGGACCATGTCTGGATCACGCAGTCCTGGTACTTGAAGCCCTATCTCGCCCTAGCTCTCAAGGACTTCAAACCCGTCGTTCGCATCTACGCCCATGAGATGCTATGCATCAAAGCCGACGGCTTCCTTTATCGATGGGGAAAGGCATGCGAGAAAGACTACCTCCGGGACGGTGCTCTTACGCATTTGCGCTGTGACGTTTGTACGCTCGGCTTTTATGTTTCCTACCCGAGTCCGACGTGGCTGCACGAATTTTTTGCCGCGCGGGCTTTTCTTCCGAGTTATCGCGAACGGGTCATCGAAAGTCTGCATGCAAGCCGGGTGGTTCTGGTTTATAACCGATCCACGGCGGATCGGGTTTCGCCTTTCGCGAGGGAAGTGAGGATCGTGCCGGGGGGCGTGGACGTCCGTCGGTTTACGCCGCGCCATAGCACAAATGGCGGTTTCGAAGGGAAAAAGGTGATTTTGGTGCCAGGAAGAACGGAGGAAAAGAGGAAGGGCTTCGCCGTCGCGGTCGCGGCGGCGGAATGCTTGCGTCGCTCGCGATCGGACTTTGAAATATGGACGACCGATTCCCATTTCAAAGGGGCGCCGGGAATTCGTTCAATCCCCTGGAGGTCCCACTCCGAAATGCCGGACCTCTACAGTCAATGCGATATTGTTGTCATTCCCTCTCTTTGGCCGGAACCGTTCGGCATGGTGACTCTTGAGGCGATGGCGGCAGGCTTGCCCGTCGTAGCGAGCCGGATCGGAGGTTTGGCGGACATCTTCGAAGATGGTATCGAAGGTTACCATTTCGCCCCAGGGAATGCCGACGACCTCGCCGAGAAGCTCAAGCTTTTGCTCGATGACGAATCAAAGCGCGTGACGATGGGAATCAGCGCTCGCCGGAGGGTCGAAGAGCGTCACGATTGGGACGATATCGTAAAACAATACGTGAGCCCCCTTTTCCCTGAACCATGA